AATTTGCGACGGGAAGAGGGATTGCGCAGATGGCACTGATGAATCTGTGGACCTGTGTGCATACAGCGACTGTCCACTCAATTCCTTCCGCTGTGAAAATGGCGCCTGCATAAACAGCAACGGCTTTTGCAATCGTGAAATCGACTGTGCCGACGGCAGCGATGAGATACCCGATCTGTGCAGAAAGCCAATTcctaaaattaaagaaagcaACGACAGTGATCCACACAACGGTGGAGTTATAATTGGACTTCTTCCGCCTGACGAGAAACTTAGTGAACTTCCTGAATTCGAATCGAATGATGATAGTACTTGGACTTCAAGTGGATGTACTTTGAAAGCCGTTGATGGAATTCGTGTGGTAGACTACTTTTCTGACTACAGCTATAAATCTGATGCTGAAGTGCCGTCAAAAACTGTTGTGTCCATGTACTGTGAAGACGGCTACGAAAGCTGGGGCGGCgcatatatcaaaaaatgtattgactCCCAATGGAATTCCGAAGACTTcaagtgtgtgcgagtgtgcaaGCAAAATGCCATCGAACGCAACATTCGCTATGTGACGCAGTGCATCCATGATTCGGAATTGACCAACtgtaaagaaaatactttcaTATTTGACACCAAATTGTTGGTAACTTGTGCGCCTGGCTTTAAGCCTGCCAACGCTGACAGTCAACTCGGTCGACATAGCTGCAATGAGACTGGACTGTGGTTTACCGAAGATGTCAATCCTAAGTGCGAGGCCATATGCGGAATTAAGTCAATACATCATCCTGATATTACACCCTGGACAGTCAGTATATTTCAGCGTACCTCTGCGCACGAAGATAGCTATGACTTCAAATGCTTGGGCACAATTATATCGCCTTATGTCGTTCTTACTGCCGAGAGCTGCGTTGAGGATTTTGAGGGTCGTCGGGTCAATCATACTTATATTTCCGTTGCTGTGGGTAATCACAGTGAAAGCTATACGCAATTTGAGGAGCATGGTTAC
The genomic region above belongs to Drosophila innubila isolate TH190305 chromosome 3R unlocalized genomic scaffold, UK_Dinn_1.0 2_E_3R, whole genome shotgun sequence and contains:
- the LOC117791519 gene encoding modular serine protease-like, producing MLSILILTILAACELAGAEQKCPVGQFRCLDGNCIKKELKCDGVKHCVDGSDETFKACYRTTCDEKTQFRCSYGACVSADLQCNNIANCWDNSDENKFECALKNGNDIDPLFNELLRGCDPKYAVGCDVDKKMKCLKWSQICDGKRDCADGTDESVDLCAYSDCPLNSFRCENGACINSNGFCNREIDCADGSDEIPDLCRKPIPKIKESNDSDPHNGGVIIGLLPPDEKLSELPEFESNDDSTWTSSGCTLKAVDGIRVVDYFSDYSYKSDAEVPSKTVVSMYCEDGYESWGGAYIKKCIDSQWNSEDFKCVRVCKQNAIERNIRYVTQCIHDSELTNCKENTFIFDTKLLVTCAPGFKPANADSQLGRHSCNETGLWFTEDVNPKCEAICGIKSIHHPDITPWTVSIFQRTSAHEDSYDFKCLGTIISPYVVLTAESCVEDFEGRRVNHTYISVAVGNHSESYTQFEEHGYELHNISNAQIVTHQVIHKAALLTLVKPFKFGATVRPVCFDTSSDHSDSTVFTIDDFREYKQGQGLTIFDDGEYSLTQLVVNNRMIYAVQIFAKSIRNAVTKSELIP